In Nocardioides cavernae, a single genomic region encodes these proteins:
- a CDS encoding serine hydrolase domain-containing protein — MVITRARHLVATVLVLATGCSTAAESPPEPAGADPSVSASATPSSSPVRDMVGDFPPFPSGGLPRSTARALQAALRHGVLVRPEIRGATASVIVTGEGSWSGAVGRGAHGQVFTPTSRQMTASIGKTITTAAILRLVDEGELGLDDPATDHLPPALASFDLNDASVRDLLGMRGGFGEPDRYWELQGKGVSVKRLLSGLPAPHSAAGETTQYTNVYFVILAAIVEHLTGQPFAEAVLAGVLSDPALKGFRFPLRNALAGDGDEVEVDAATLARWGYELYGGHVVSEAMVREMADFKGEWYGLGTIDMSGDGDLGVPALGHGGGDVSIASRLVVLPEAGVVVAIQASPDLLDPVFEIVPELVDAATRH, encoded by the coding sequence ATGGTCATCACGCGCGCACGACACCTGGTGGCGACCGTGCTGGTCCTGGCGACCGGCTGCTCGACCGCGGCCGAGAGCCCGCCGGAACCGGCTGGCGCCGACCCCAGCGTCAGCGCGTCGGCGACGCCGTCGTCCAGCCCGGTCCGTGACATGGTGGGCGACTTCCCGCCCTTCCCGTCGGGAGGCCTGCCCCGGTCGACGGCTCGCGCCCTGCAGGCAGCCCTCCGCCACGGCGTCCTCGTCAGGCCGGAGATCCGGGGCGCCACCGCCTCGGTGATCGTGACGGGAGAGGGGAGCTGGTCGGGCGCCGTCGGCCGCGGGGCGCACGGACAGGTGTTCACCCCGACGTCCCGACAGATGACAGCGAGCATCGGGAAGACCATCACCACTGCCGCCATCCTGCGCCTGGTGGACGAGGGCGAGCTCGGTCTGGACGACCCGGCGACCGACCATCTTCCGCCCGCTCTCGCGTCCTTCGACCTCAACGACGCCAGCGTCCGGGACCTGCTGGGGATGCGCGGCGGCTTCGGAGAGCCGGACAGGTACTGGGAGCTGCAGGGCAAGGGCGTCAGCGTGAAGCGGTTGCTGTCCGGTCTGCCCGCCCCGCACTCGGCCGCTGGGGAGACGACGCAGTACACCAACGTCTACTTCGTGATCCTCGCGGCGATCGTCGAGCACCTCACGGGGCAGCCGTTCGCCGAGGCGGTCCTCGCAGGCGTGCTGAGCGACCCCGCCCTGAAGGGTTTTCGATTCCCCCTCAGGAACGCCCTGGCCGGGGACGGCGATGAGGTCGAGGTCGATGCCGCGACGCTCGCGCGGTGGGGGTACGAGCTGTACGGCGGCCACGTGGTCTCCGAGGCGATGGTCCGTGAGATGGCTGACTTCAAGGGTGAGTGGTACGGCCTCGGGACCATCGACATGTCCGGTGACGGCGACCTCGGCGTGCCAGCCCTCGGTCACGGCGGCGGCGACGTCTCCATCGCGAGTCGCCTGGTGGTCCTCCCCGAGGCGGGCGTGGTCGTCGCGATCCAGGCGAGCCCCGACCTCCTGGACCCGGTGTTCGAGATCGTGCCGGAGCTCGTCGACGCCGCCACGCGCCACTGA
- a CDS encoding HutD/Ves family protein — protein sequence MTVVRAADVRPRPWANGGGTTRELAVAGDGAWRISLADVDRDGPFSTFTGRQRLLTVVEGPVLDLEVDGDAHVVEPQRPFAFPGDATTVASVPEGPVRVLNVVVDQGVVRPYVTVLELGRSSTLPLGADQAAYVVSGARDGLETGSLVLGPGEVAGRCTVAVVTLQRS from the coding sequence GTGACCGTCGTCCGTGCCGCCGACGTGCGGCCAAGACCGTGGGCCAACGGTGGCGGCACGACGCGTGAGCTCGCGGTGGCCGGCGACGGCGCGTGGCGGATCAGCCTGGCCGACGTGGACCGCGACGGGCCGTTCTCGACGTTCACCGGCCGACAGCGCCTCCTGACCGTCGTCGAGGGACCGGTGCTCGACCTGGAGGTGGACGGCGACGCCCACGTCGTCGAGCCGCAGCGTCCGTTCGCCTTCCCGGGCGACGCGACCACCGTGGCGTCCGTGCCGGAGGGGCCCGTGCGCGTGCTCAACGTCGTCGTCGACCAGGGGGTCGTCCGGCCCTACGTCACCGTGCTCGAGCTGGGCCGCTCCTCGACCCTCCCGCTGGGCGCCGACCAGGCGGCGTACGTCGTCTCCGGCGCACGCGACGGCCTCGAGACCGGCAGCCTCGTGCTGGGCCCCGGTGAGGTAGCCGGCCGGTGCACGGTCGCTGTCGTCACCCTGCAGCGCTCCTGA
- a CDS encoding AMP-dependent synthetase/ligase produces the protein MPTTIDTAFLDTMPPNVAVQFFDRVSATPDAEAFRFPRGEAWESVTWKQAGDKVEALAAGLIALGVEPEQRVGIASGTRYEWILADLAVMCAAGATTTVYPSTNAEDTVYILGDSESRVVFAEDDEQVAKLTAHRSELPHVTKVITFEGASDGDWVISLEDLAALGAEKLAEQPDVVRTTSQAIRPDQLATLIYTSGTTGRPKGVRLRHSSWVYEGEAIRAQGILGPDDLEFRWLPMAHSFGKVLMSTQMACGFAAAIDGRVEKIVDNLGVVKPTFMGAAPRIFEKAHGRIVTMQAAEGGAKEKIFKKAFDVGLEVERRKREGKSVPIGLKVQHGLFDKLVFSKIRDRFGGNVRFFISGAAALNRDIAEWFGVAGITILEGYGLTETSAGSFVNHPDRNKFGTVGPVFPGSEVKLGDNDEIMIKGPGVMDGYHNLPEETAKTLTSDGWLHTGDKGAVDEDGHLVITGRIKELFKTSGGKYIAPPAIESKFKAVCPYASQFMVFGDERNYCTALITLDPDAMAGWAEENGMGGKSYTEIVQSDEVQKMVGGYVDELNSHLNRWETIKKWKLLDHDLTVESGELTPSMKVKRNVVQENNQALIEQMYA, from the coding sequence ATGCCGACCACCATCGACACGGCCTTCCTCGACACCATGCCGCCCAACGTCGCTGTCCAGTTCTTCGACCGCGTCAGCGCGACCCCCGACGCCGAGGCCTTCCGTTTTCCCCGTGGCGAGGCGTGGGAGTCCGTCACCTGGAAGCAGGCCGGCGACAAGGTCGAGGCGCTCGCCGCAGGCCTGATCGCGCTGGGCGTCGAGCCCGAGCAGCGCGTCGGCATCGCGTCCGGCACGCGCTACGAGTGGATCCTCGCGGACCTCGCGGTGATGTGCGCCGCCGGTGCCACCACCACGGTCTACCCGAGCACCAACGCCGAGGACACCGTCTACATCCTGGGTGACTCCGAGAGCCGCGTCGTCTTCGCCGAGGACGACGAGCAGGTCGCCAAGCTCACCGCGCACCGCTCCGAGCTGCCCCACGTCACGAAGGTCATCACCTTCGAGGGCGCGTCGGACGGCGACTGGGTCATCTCCCTGGAGGACCTCGCCGCGCTGGGCGCGGAGAAGCTCGCCGAGCAGCCCGACGTGGTGCGTACGACGTCGCAGGCGATCCGTCCCGACCAGCTGGCCACCCTCATCTACACCTCCGGCACCACCGGCCGCCCCAAGGGCGTGCGGCTGCGCCACTCCTCGTGGGTCTACGAGGGCGAGGCGATCCGCGCGCAGGGCATCCTCGGCCCCGACGACCTCGAGTTCCGCTGGCTGCCGATGGCCCACTCCTTCGGCAAGGTGCTGATGTCCACCCAGATGGCGTGCGGCTTCGCCGCGGCGATCGACGGTCGCGTCGAGAAGATCGTCGACAACCTGGGCGTGGTGAAGCCGACGTTCATGGGTGCCGCTCCGCGCATCTTCGAGAAGGCCCACGGCCGCATCGTCACCATGCAGGCCGCCGAGGGCGGCGCCAAGGAGAAGATCTTCAAGAAGGCCTTCGACGTCGGCCTCGAGGTCGAGCGCCGCAAGCGCGAGGGCAAGTCGGTGCCGATCGGCCTCAAGGTGCAGCACGGGCTGTTCGACAAGCTCGTCTTCTCCAAGATCCGTGACCGCTTCGGTGGAAACGTCCGCTTCTTCATCTCCGGTGCCGCGGCGCTCAACCGCGACATCGCGGAGTGGTTCGGCGTCGCCGGCATCACGATCCTCGAGGGCTACGGCCTCACCGAGACCTCGGCGGGCTCGTTCGTCAACCACCCCGACCGCAACAAGTTCGGCACCGTGGGCCCGGTCTTCCCCGGCAGCGAGGTCAAGCTCGGCGACAACGACGAGATCATGATCAAGGGTCCCGGCGTGATGGACGGCTACCACAACCTTCCCGAGGAGACGGCCAAGACGCTGACCTCCGACGGCTGGCTGCACACCGGCGACAAGGGCGCCGTCGACGAGGACGGCCACCTGGTCATCACGGGCCGCATCAAGGAGCTCTTCAAGACCTCCGGCGGCAAGTACATCGCCCCGCCGGCGATCGAGTCGAAGTTCAAGGCCGTGTGCCCCTACGCCAGCCAGTTCATGGTCTTCGGCGACGAGCGCAACTACTGCACCGCGCTCATCACCCTCGACCCCGACGCGATGGCGGGCTGGGCCGAGGAGAACGGCATGGGCGGCAAGTCCTACACCGAGATCGTGCAGTCCGACGAGGTGCAGAAGATGGTCGGCGGCTACGTCGACGAGCTCAACAGCCACCTCAACCGCTGGGAGACCATCAAGAAGTGGAAGCTCCTCGACCACGACCTGACGGTCGAGTCGGGCGAGCTGACCCCGTCGATGAAGGTCAAGCGCAACGTGGTGCAGGAGAACAACCAGGCGCTCATCGAGCAGATGTACGCCTAG
- the lepA gene encoding translation elongation factor 4, which translates to MSLTNAPKPGSTDPSIIRNFCIIAHIDHGKSTLADRMLQLTGVVDERASRAQYLDRMDIERERGITIKSQAVRMPWTVPVGNAEDAEPGTYVLNMIDTPGHVDFTYEVSRSLEACEAAVLLVDAAQGIEAQTLANLYLAMGADLHIIPVLNKIDLPSANVEKYAAELAGLVGCEPEEVLLTSAKTGVGVEALLNEIVKQTPAPVGDADAPARALIFDSVYDTYRGVVTYVRVVDGKLSHRDRIKMMSTNAVHEMLEVGVISPEPVKAGEIGVGEVGYLITGVKDVRQSRVGDTVTSQHHGATESLGGYKHPNPMVYAGLYPIDGDDYPSLRDALEKLQLNDAALTYEPETSGALGFGFRCGFLGLLHMEITRDRLEREFNLDLISTAPNVVYEVLLDDGTEVEVTNPSEYPDGKVAEVREPVVKATILAPSDYIGTIMELCQLKRGNLQGMDYLSEDRVEMRYTLPMGEIVFDFFDQLKSRTKGYASLDYERSGEQAADLVKVDILLQGEPVDAFSAIVHRDAAYSYGVMMAGKLKDLIPRQQFEVPIQAAIGARVIARETIRAIRKDVLAKCYGGDISRKRKLLEKQKAGKKRMKNIGSVEVPPEAFVAALATTQPTEKTGKK; encoded by the coding sequence GTGAGCCTCACCAACGCGCCGAAGCCTGGCTCCACCGACCCGTCGATCATCCGCAACTTCTGCATCATCGCGCACATCGACCACGGCAAGTCGACGCTGGCCGACCGGATGCTCCAGCTCACCGGGGTCGTCGACGAGCGGGCGTCGCGTGCGCAGTACCTCGACCGGATGGACATCGAGCGCGAGCGCGGCATCACGATCAAGTCGCAGGCCGTGCGGATGCCGTGGACCGTCCCCGTCGGCAACGCCGAGGACGCCGAGCCCGGCACCTACGTCCTCAACATGATCGACACCCCGGGCCACGTCGACTTCACCTACGAGGTGTCCCGCTCGCTCGAGGCCTGCGAGGCGGCGGTCCTGCTGGTCGACGCCGCCCAGGGCATCGAGGCGCAGACCCTGGCCAACCTCTACCTCGCGATGGGCGCCGACCTCCACATCATCCCGGTGCTCAACAAGATCGACCTCCCGAGTGCCAACGTCGAGAAGTACGCCGCCGAGCTCGCCGGCCTGGTCGGCTGCGAGCCGGAGGAGGTGCTCCTCACCAGCGCCAAGACCGGCGTGGGTGTCGAGGCGCTCCTCAACGAGATCGTGAAGCAGACCCCGGCGCCGGTGGGCGACGCGGACGCTCCGGCCCGCGCCCTGATCTTCGACTCGGTCTACGACACCTACCGCGGTGTGGTGACCTACGTCCGCGTGGTCGACGGCAAGCTCAGCCACCGTGACCGGATCAAGATGATGTCGACCAACGCCGTGCACGAGATGCTCGAGGTCGGCGTCATCAGCCCCGAGCCCGTCAAGGCCGGGGAGATCGGCGTCGGCGAGGTCGGCTACCTCATCACCGGGGTGAAGGACGTGCGCCAGTCGCGCGTGGGTGACACGGTCACCTCGCAGCACCACGGCGCCACGGAGTCGCTCGGCGGCTACAAGCACCCCAACCCGATGGTCTACGCCGGGCTCTACCCGATCGACGGCGACGACTACCCGTCGCTGCGAGACGCCCTGGAGAAGCTGCAGCTCAACGACGCGGCGCTGACCTACGAGCCGGAGACCTCCGGCGCGCTCGGCTTCGGCTTCCGCTGCGGCTTCCTCGGCCTGCTCCACATGGAGATCACCCGCGACCGGCTCGAGCGCGAGTTCAACCTCGACCTGATCTCGACCGCGCCCAACGTGGTCTACGAGGTCCTCCTGGACGACGGCACCGAGGTCGAGGTGACCAACCCCAGCGAGTACCCCGACGGCAAGGTCGCGGAGGTCCGCGAGCCCGTCGTGAAGGCGACGATCCTCGCGCCGTCCGACTACATCGGCACGATCATGGAGCTGTGCCAGCTCAAGCGCGGCAACCTGCAGGGGATGGACTACCTGTCGGAGGACCGCGTCGAGATGCGCTACACGCTGCCGATGGGCGAGATCGTCTTCGACTTCTTCGATCAGCTGAAGTCGCGCACCAAGGGCTACGCCTCGCTCGACTACGAGCGCTCCGGCGAGCAGGCCGCCGACCTGGTCAAGGTCGACATCCTGCTCCAGGGCGAGCCGGTCGACGCGTTCAGCGCGATCGTGCACCGCGATGCGGCCTACTCCTACGGCGTGATGATGGCCGGCAAGCTCAAGGACCTGATCCCGCGCCAGCAGTTCGAGGTGCCGATCCAGGCCGCCATCGGTGCGCGCGTCATCGCCCGCGAGACCATCCGCGCCATCCGCAAGGACGTCCTCGCCAAGTGCTACGGCGGCGACATCAGCCGCAAGCGCAAGCTGCTCGAGAAGCAGAAGGCCGGCAAGAAGCGGATGAAGAACATCGGCTCCGTCGAGGTGCCTCCGGAGGCCTTCGTCGCCGCGCTCGCCACCACGCAGCCGACGGAGAAGACCGGCAAGAAGTGA
- the hemW gene encoding radical SAM family heme chaperone HemW, which produces MSPAQPDGDVAPEDGLLPDEAWAQFGSKPFGLYIHVPFCSVRCGYCDFNTYTAQELGDEVGASRSSYAEAAIREIRFARQVLGHRDVPIETIFFGGGTPTLLKPADLGAIVASAAAEFGLVDDVEITTEANPDSVAAWDLEELRTAGFNRISFGMQSAVDHVLRTLDRTHDPMRVPAVVDWARQAGFDDVSLDLIYGTPGESLADWETSVDVALSCRPDHISAYSLIVEDGTAMGRQVKRGELPMPDEDDLADKYHLVDEKLSAAGMSWYEVSNWATSPDHWCRHNLLYWTGGHWWGVGPGAHSHVGGVRWWNVKHPAAYAQRLASGVSPALAREVLGYHDQRVERILLEIRLVEGLPVTALEATGRSHVARLVADGLVELATERLVLTQRGRLLADAIVRDLVD; this is translated from the coding sequence GTGTCCCCCGCCCAGCCCGACGGTGACGTCGCCCCCGAGGACGGCCTGCTCCCCGACGAGGCGTGGGCCCAGTTCGGCAGCAAGCCCTTCGGCCTCTACATCCACGTGCCGTTCTGCTCGGTGCGGTGCGGCTACTGCGACTTCAACACCTACACAGCCCAGGAGCTCGGCGACGAGGTCGGCGCCAGCCGGTCGTCGTACGCCGAGGCGGCCATCCGCGAGATCCGCTTCGCGCGCCAGGTGCTCGGCCACCGCGACGTCCCCATCGAGACGATCTTCTTCGGCGGTGGCACCCCCACCCTGCTCAAGCCCGCGGACCTCGGGGCCATCGTGGCCAGCGCCGCGGCGGAGTTCGGCCTCGTCGACGACGTCGAGATCACGACCGAGGCCAATCCCGACAGCGTCGCCGCCTGGGACCTCGAGGAGCTGCGCACCGCCGGCTTCAACCGGATCAGCTTCGGCATGCAGTCCGCGGTCGACCACGTGCTGCGCACGCTCGACCGGACCCACGACCCGATGCGCGTACCCGCGGTCGTCGACTGGGCACGGCAGGCCGGCTTCGACGACGTCAGCCTCGACCTCATCTACGGCACGCCGGGGGAGTCGCTGGCCGACTGGGAGACCTCGGTCGACGTCGCCCTGAGCTGTCGCCCCGACCACATCTCGGCCTATTCCCTCATCGTCGAGGACGGCACCGCGATGGGCCGCCAGGTCAAGCGCGGCGAGCTGCCGATGCCCGACGAGGACGACCTGGCCGACAAGTACCACCTCGTCGACGAGAAGCTCTCCGCCGCTGGGATGAGCTGGTACGAGGTGTCCAACTGGGCCACGTCGCCCGACCACTGGTGCCGCCACAACCTCCTCTACTGGACCGGCGGGCACTGGTGGGGCGTCGGCCCCGGTGCGCACTCCCACGTCGGCGGGGTGCGCTGGTGGAACGTCAAGCACCCGGCGGCGTACGCCCAGCGGCTCGCCAGCGGCGTCTCACCCGCCCTCGCGCGAGAGGTCCTCGGCTACCACGACCAGCGGGTCGAGCGGATCCTGCTGGAGATCCGGCTCGTCGAGGGGCTCCCGGTCACCGCCCTCGAGGCCACCGGCCGCTCCCACGTCGCCCGCCTCGTGGCCGACGGACTCGTCGAGCTCGCCACCGAGCGCCTCGTGCTCACCCAGCGCGGCCGGCTCCTCGCCGACGCCATCGTGCGCGACCTGGTGGACTAG
- a CDS encoding XdhC family protein: MSIRQQPWSDEAVRHGRILVLSDNPISRSIAAIASTAGRTVVVESVDDGGPGLDPGPGDAVVLCDHDAPDAPAVLRAALASDASYVAMMASRGRAAGLLDELAAEGVDVSTLHVPAGHDLGGKGPGEIALSVVAEIVAESYGRAGGPMRG; the protein is encoded by the coding sequence ATGAGCATTCGGCAGCAGCCGTGGTCGGACGAGGCCGTCCGGCACGGCCGGATCCTGGTCCTCAGCGACAACCCGATCTCGCGGTCGATCGCCGCCATCGCGTCCACGGCCGGGCGCACGGTGGTCGTCGAGTCGGTGGACGACGGCGGGCCCGGGCTCGACCCGGGGCCCGGTGACGCCGTGGTCCTGTGCGACCACGACGCTCCCGACGCGCCCGCCGTGCTGCGTGCCGCTCTGGCCTCGGACGCGTCGTACGTCGCGATGATGGCCAGTCGGGGCCGTGCGGCCGGGCTCCTCGACGAGCTCGCCGCGGAGGGGGTCGACGTGTCGACGCTGCACGTGCCGGCGGGGCACGACCTGGGCGGCAAGGGACCGGGCGAGATCGCCCTGTCGGTGGTGGCCGAGATCGTCGCCGAGTCCTACGGCCGGGCCGGCGGCCCGATGCGCGGCTGA
- a CDS encoding winged helix DNA-binding domain-containing protein, translated as MGLSWDDLAAASLARQFPDDPGTVAERVRAIGDLQTQTARSAFIGLGARFPGVTHAEITAAYDAGEIVRGSTIRGTVHTATPEAYTVLAEATRVGQHQRWARVLGISDAQIADLWVSIEDYAREWRTPDELRAHVDAWLARHAPASLDAAAAGPGRYLGFAHGALVRRPASGDRWEGQGKPVYGTFDRTGPVTLADVVRLHLRAHGPSSRQDVAWWAGVPLKAVEEGLAGLDVVEQDGPDGRAYVDLPDAPPPRDLPGVRLLPEFDAVLCGYDSKARDRFATSEHHRRLWNESNGMLLPPLLVDGRITGFWRAAGTARRRPLEITWFARTRRPRKAELDEPVAALESALGITVTEVALSREAT; from the coding sequence ATGGGCCTCAGCTGGGACGACCTGGCGGCCGCGTCGCTGGCCCGCCAGTTCCCCGACGACCCGGGGACGGTGGCCGAGCGGGTGCGCGCGATCGGCGACCTGCAGACCCAGACCGCGCGTTCGGCGTTCATCGGCCTCGGCGCACGCTTCCCCGGCGTGACCCACGCCGAGATCACTGCTGCCTACGACGCCGGCGAGATCGTGCGCGGCAGCACGATCCGGGGCACCGTCCACACCGCGACCCCCGAGGCCTACACCGTGCTCGCCGAGGCCACTCGCGTCGGGCAGCACCAGCGGTGGGCCCGGGTGCTCGGCATCAGCGACGCGCAGATCGCCGACCTGTGGGTCTCCATCGAGGACTACGCCCGCGAGTGGCGCACCCCCGACGAGCTCCGCGCCCACGTCGACGCCTGGCTCGCCCGCCACGCCCCCGCCTCCCTCGACGCTGCGGCCGCCGGCCCGGGCCGGTACCTCGGCTTCGCCCACGGCGCCCTGGTCCGCAGACCCGCCTCGGGCGACCGGTGGGAGGGTCAGGGCAAGCCGGTCTACGGCACGTTCGACCGCACCGGACCGGTCACGCTGGCCGACGTCGTACGGCTCCACCTGCGCGCCCACGGACCCTCGTCCCGGCAGGACGTCGCGTGGTGGGCCGGCGTCCCGCTCAAGGCCGTCGAGGAGGGGCTCGCGGGCCTGGACGTCGTCGAGCAGGACGGCCCGGACGGCAGGGCGTACGTCGACCTGCCGGACGCTCCGCCGCCGCGGGACCTGCCGGGCGTGCGCCTGCTGCCTGAGTTCGACGCCGTGCTGTGCGGCTACGACTCCAAGGCCCGCGACCGGTTCGCGACGTCCGAGCACCACCGGCGGCTGTGGAACGAGTCCAACGGGATGCTGCTCCCGCCGCTGCTGGTCGACGGACGGATCACCGGCTTCTGGCGAGCCGCCGGCACCGCGAGGCGCCGACCGCTCGAGATCACGTGGTTCGCGCGGACGAGGCGGCCGCGCAAGGCCGAGCTCGACGAGCCCGTCGCCGCCCTCGAGTCGGCCCTCGGCATCACCGTCACCGAGGTGGCGCTCAGCCGCGAGGCGACCTGA
- a CDS encoding TIGR03086 family metal-binding protein: MTQTTTPGIDHYLSLFQQRADRFTQVVDTVDVSGGDWDGPSPCEGWSARDVVGHVLQTQRDFLSTQGLDAGPPPDLADPAAAWRAQRAHVTAALEADGVAAREYDGYFGRTTIAATVADFYGWDLVVHGSDVARATGQEWSVSDAEAADLHATADGWGAALHSEGVCADAVEVGPDASVTDRLLARLGRDPGWQPGNG, encoded by the coding sequence ATGACCCAGACGACGACCCCCGGCATCGACCACTACCTCTCCCTCTTCCAGCAGCGCGCCGACCGCTTCACCCAGGTGGTGGACACGGTCGACGTCTCGGGGGGCGACTGGGACGGGCCCTCGCCGTGCGAGGGCTGGAGCGCCCGCGACGTCGTCGGTCACGTGCTCCAGACCCAGCGCGACTTCCTGAGCACGCAGGGCCTCGACGCCGGTCCGCCGCCGGACCTCGCCGACCCGGCGGCGGCGTGGCGGGCCCAGCGCGCGCACGTCACGGCGGCTCTGGAGGCCGACGGCGTGGCCGCGCGGGAGTACGACGGCTACTTCGGCCGTACGACGATCGCCGCCACCGTCGCTGACTTCTACGGCTGGGACCTCGTGGTGCACGGATCCGACGTCGCCCGCGCCACTGGTCAGGAGTGGTCGGTCAGCGACGCCGAGGCCGCCGACCTGCACGCCACCGCGGACGGCTGGGGCGCGGCCCTGCACTCGGAGGGCGTGTGCGCCGACGCCGTCGAGGTCGGCCCGGACGCCTCGGTGACCGACCGGCTGCTCGCCCGGCTCGGGCGCGACCCCGGCTGGCAGCCGGGCAACGGCTGA
- a CDS encoding aminoglycoside phosphotransferase family protein — MPLTIPAGLLAQRALGDDWGSWLDRLPRLAAELLDDWRLRPTGTSLHGFCSLVLPVVDADGTTGALKVGFDGDDESLHEGLALQHWGGRGAVRLQRADPRRRALLLDWLPGPDLGDSWDVEACEVVGELYGRLHIPAMPQLAGVSSYVERWLRELGELGRDLPVPRRYVEQALSLGADLVADEVASVVVHGDLHYANVLADDAGEWLAIDPKPMAGDPHYEPAPMLWNRMDELSGPGAVGSVRDGLRRRFHALVDTAGLDEDRARDWVVVRMVLNAGWAVQDAQRAGRRLSSEEQDWITRCIAVTKAVQD; from the coding sequence ATGCCGCTCACCATCCCTGCGGGGCTGCTCGCGCAGCGGGCGCTCGGTGACGACTGGGGGAGCTGGCTCGACCGGCTGCCGCGGCTCGCGGCCGAGCTGCTCGACGACTGGCGGCTGCGTCCGACCGGCACGTCGCTGCACGGCTTCTGCTCGCTGGTGCTGCCGGTGGTGGACGCCGACGGCACGACCGGTGCGCTGAAGGTCGGCTTCGACGGCGACGACGAGTCGCTCCACGAGGGCCTCGCCCTGCAGCACTGGGGCGGCCGGGGCGCCGTACGACTCCAGCGGGCCGACCCGCGGCGACGCGCGCTGCTGCTGGACTGGCTGCCCGGGCCGGACCTCGGTGACTCCTGGGACGTCGAGGCCTGCGAGGTGGTCGGCGAGCTCTACGGCCGGCTCCACATCCCGGCGATGCCGCAGCTGGCCGGCGTCTCGTCGTACGTCGAGCGGTGGCTGCGGGAGCTCGGCGAGCTGGGCCGCGACCTCCCCGTCCCGCGCCGCTACGTCGAGCAGGCCCTGTCGCTCGGCGCCGACCTGGTCGCCGACGAGGTGGCGAGCGTCGTCGTGCACGGCGACCTCCACTACGCCAACGTGCTGGCCGACGACGCGGGGGAGTGGCTTGCCATCGACCCCAAGCCGATGGCCGGCGACCCGCACTACGAGCCGGCGCCGATGCTCTGGAACCGGATGGACGAGCTCAGCGGCCCGGGAGCGGTCGGGTCGGTGCGCGACGGCCTGCGCCGGCGCTTCCACGCGCTGGTCGACACGGCCGGCCTCGACGAGGACCGCGCGCGCGACTGGGTGGTCGTGCGGATGGTGCTCAACGCGGGCTGGGCGGTGCAGGACGCGCAGCGCGCCGGTCGTCGCCTGTCGTCGGAGGAGCAGGACTGGATCACGCGCTGCATCGCCGTCACCAAGGCCGTGCAGGACTGA
- a CDS encoding helix-turn-helix domain-containing protein translates to MTSRTGASGPHPVDPIDRAHLTSVSRPSPPIHRYGPSERLVGLVERYWIPVWSLAEPSTQSTLQHPVCLVVVSNTYARFYGVSRGRSSVTLEGDGWAVGTMLSPAAGRLVLGRSVAEVTDTWVELADLVTDPAVVAGVRAAMEDDPHDPAAHLAAIAHLETWLTTHLPVDASGLLVNRLVAWLGDHPEVTRVDDLAREAGLSERSLQRLVEQRIGLSPKWLLQRRRLHDAVEALKAGRGTLAEVAADLGYADQAHFTHDFRTVTGMTPGEYLKDQPRDQPVRSPRG, encoded by the coding sequence ATGACCAGCCGGACCGGGGCGAGCGGCCCGCACCCGGTGGACCCGATCGACCGGGCCCACCTGACGAGCGTGAGCCGACCCTCCCCGCCGATCCACCGCTACGGCCCCAGCGAGCGCCTCGTCGGCCTGGTCGAGCGCTACTGGATCCCCGTGTGGTCGCTGGCCGAGCCGTCGACCCAGTCCACGCTCCAGCACCCGGTCTGCCTGGTGGTCGTCAGCAACACCTACGCCCGGTTCTACGGCGTGAGCCGGGGCCGCTCGAGCGTCACGCTGGAGGGCGACGGCTGGGCGGTCGGCACGATGCTCAGCCCGGCCGCGGGTCGTCTGGTCCTCGGACGGTCGGTCGCCGAGGTCACCGACACATGGGTCGAGCTGGCCGACCTCGTCACCGACCCGGCCGTCGTCGCCGGCGTGCGCGCTGCGATGGAGGACGACCCGCACGACCCCGCCGCCCACCTCGCGGCGATCGCCCACCTCGAGACGTGGCTGACGACGCACCTGCCCGTCGACGCGTCCGGCCTGCTGGTCAACCGGCTGGTCGCGTGGCTGGGCGACCACCCGGAGGTCACCCGCGTCGACGACCTGGCGCGCGAGGCGGGCCTGTCCGAGCGGAGCCTCCAGCGGCTGGTGGAGCAGCGCATCGGGCTGAGCCCGAAGTGGCTCCTCCAGCGGCGCCGCCTGCACGACGCGGTCGAGGCGCTGAAGGCCGGCCGCGGCACCCTCGCCGAGGTGGCCGCCGACCTGGGCTACGCCGACCAGGCCCACTTCACCCACGACTTCCGCACGGTCACCGGCATGACGCCGGGGGAATACCTCAAGGACCAGCCCCGGGACCAGCCCGTCAGGTCGCCTCGCGGCTGA